A stretch of Anaeromyxobacter dehalogenans 2CP-1 DNA encodes these proteins:
- the rsmG gene encoding 16S rRNA (guanine(527)-N(7))-methyltransferase RsmG, with protein MDSAFHEALASGIEALGLPVDEAARALLERYADRLLAWNRKVNLTAITAPAELAEKHLVDSLVLLPFLTGAGTLLDVGSGAGLPGIPLACARRDLSVTCCDGVAKKIAFVKAVSAELDLPVRGVAVRAEGEPEREGLPRADAVVSRALAEPDRWVPVGARYLAEGGTLFAMLGREVDRAGLEAAGAAEGLTLVGLDVYELPVSHAARAVARWQQR; from the coding sequence ATGGATTCGGCCTTCCACGAGGCGCTGGCGAGCGGGATCGAGGCGCTCGGGCTGCCAGTGGACGAAGCGGCGCGGGCGCTCCTCGAGCGCTACGCGGATCGCCTCCTCGCCTGGAACCGGAAGGTCAACCTCACCGCCATCACCGCGCCGGCGGAGCTCGCCGAGAAGCACCTGGTGGACAGCCTGGTGCTCCTCCCGTTCCTGACCGGTGCCGGGACGCTGCTCGACGTGGGGAGCGGGGCCGGGCTGCCGGGCATCCCGCTCGCGTGCGCGCGCCGCGATCTGTCGGTCACCTGCTGCGACGGCGTGGCGAAGAAGATCGCGTTCGTGAAGGCCGTGTCCGCGGAGCTCGACCTGCCGGTCCGCGGGGTCGCGGTGCGTGCGGAGGGCGAGCCGGAGCGCGAGGGGTTGCCGCGCGCGGACGCGGTGGTGTCGCGGGCGCTCGCCGAGCCCGACCGCTGGGTGCCGGTCGGCGCGCGGTACCTGGCGGAGGGCGGCACGCTGTTCGCGATGCTCGGCCGCGAGGTGGATCGCGCCGGGCTCGAGGCCGCCGGCGCGGCCGAGGGGCTGACGCTCGTCGGCCTGGACGTGTACGAGCTGCCCGTCTCGCACGCCGCCCGGGCGGTCGCCCGCTGGCAGCAGCGCTAG